In one Amaranthus tricolor cultivar Red isolate AtriRed21 chromosome 8, ASM2621246v1, whole genome shotgun sequence genomic region, the following are encoded:
- the LOC130821476 gene encoding uncharacterized protein LOC130821476 — MLARNLTAAFSEQLRAVMNNAPTQQRVLEDMADQIKNLRERIEPHQEIPKSHESQDGNSRTSHSSRRNKKRRERSRTYPSLRKTDLRDGESKTASRDVRTFLESKKQKTSESVQSLVDKRKEERKQAQAAESSRRITMPRNKAGKSSLSGKLIPIISPLAPVILNTPSNGKIKIPNMAAFDGTSCPEEHLMAYKNLMLLYTNDPLLWCKFFPTTLTGVALTWYTSLPGGSIHNFAQLEEKFLGHFMASRRQEKSNFHLLSITQLEGESISSYLKKFHEAVLEATDLEESAHDPKKQRSDKKDSIANQSSRNREEQALRRE; from the exons atgctagcacggaACCTCACGGCTGCtttctctgaacaactccgcgccgtcatgaATAATGCTCCTACCCAGCAACGAGTATTAGAAGATATGgcggatcaaataaaaaacttgcgggaacgaatcgaaccccatcaGGAGATACCGAAGTCTCATGAATCTCAggatgggaactcgaggacgtcccactccagtagacgcaataagaAGAGGCGGGAGAGATCTAGAACCTATCCGAGCCTCAGAAAAACAGATCTGCGAGATGGCgaatctaaaaccgcctctcgaGACGTCCGCACCTTCCTAGAAAGTAAGAAACAAAAGACGTCTGAAAGCGTCCAATCTTTGGTGGATAAAAGGAAGGAAGAAAGAAAGCAAGCCCAAGCCGCGGAGTCTAGCCGCCGCATCACCATGCCGCGGAATAAGGCCGGCAAAAGTAGCCTTTCTGGAAAACTTATACCCATAATCTCTCCATTGGCCCCGGTGATACTAAATACCCCCAGTAATGGGAAGATAAAGATTCCGAAcatggcggccttcgatggaacGTCCTGCCCGGAGGAACACCTGATGGCCTACAAAAACTTGATGTTGCTATATACCAATGACCCGTTGTTGTGGTGCAAGTTCTTCCCGACTACTCTTACGGGAGTAGCGCTGACATGGTATACCTCTCTTCCAGGAGGAAGTATacacaactttgcccaactgGAAGAGAAGTTCTTGGGCCACTTTATGGCTtccagaaggcaggagaaatcaaattTCCATCTACTCAGCATCACGCAATTAGAAGGGGAGTCCATATCATCCTATCTAAAAAAGTTTCATGAGGCGGTGCTGGAGGCAACCGATTTGGAAGAATCG GCCCATGATCCTAAAAAACAGAGGTCTGATAAGAAGGACTCCATTGCCAATCAATCCTCGAGAAACAGAGAGGAACAAGCATTGAGGAGGGAATGA